A stretch of the Nothobranchius furzeri strain GRZ-AD chromosome 5, NfurGRZ-RIMD1, whole genome shotgun sequence genome encodes the following:
- the sec61b gene encoding protein transport protein Sec61 subunit beta, giving the protein MPGPAVSATNVGASGRSPSKTVAPRAAGSTVRQRKAASSSTRSGGRTTGSAGTGGIWRFYTEDSPGLKVGPVPVLVMSLLFIASVFMLHIWGKYTRS; this is encoded by the exons ATG CCTGGACCAGCAGTAAGTGCAACCAATGTTGGGGCGTCTGGCCGTTCCCCCAGCAAGACAGTGGCTCCTCGGGCAGCAGGCTCCACAGTCAGGCAGAG GAAAGCCGCCAGCAGCAGCACGCGCAGCGGTGGCAGGACCACGGGGTCCGCAGGAACCGGCGGCATATGGCGCTTCTACACTGAAGACTCGCCAGGCCTCAAAGT CGGCCCTGTTCCTGTTCTGGTGATGAGCCTCTTATTTATCGCTTCAGTCTTCATGCTTCACATCTGGGGGAAGTACACCCGGTCTTAA
- the alg2 gene encoding alpha-1,3/1,6-mannosyltransferase ALG2: MARVVFLHPDLGIGGAERLVVDAAVALKSQGCSVQIWTAHHDPTHCFSETLDPDLHVVCVGDWLPTSVCGYLHALCAYIRMIYVALYLVFLSGVDYDVIFCDQVSVCIPALRLSRRRKKVLFYCHFPDQLLTQRKSALKKLYRAPIDWLEERTTGMADMILVNSQFTAGVFRETFGSLSRVRTDVLYPSLNTAAFDRSSAEAHGLQGLLPEKTSHVFLSLNRYERKKNLGLALKALAVLRCSLPSAKRAAVHLVVAGGYDERVTENVQHYIELKELAEQLHLEDCVTFLRSPSDSLKVALLRVSTAVLYTPSREHFGIVPVEAMYCSCPVIAVNSGGPLESVVDGETGFLCEPTADSFSKAMERLIGEPQLCRDMGQAGRRRVQEKFSLQAFSDQLYEYIIRLSQ, translated from the exons ATGGCCCGGGTGGTGTTTCTCCATCCGGATCTTGGTATTGGAGGTGCAGAGAGGCTAGTGGTTGATGCTGCTGTTGCCCTGAAGTCTCAGGGATGCAGCGTGCAGATCTGGACGGCCCATCACGACCCAACACACTGCTTCTCAGAGACCTTGGACCCAGACCTGCATGTG GTATGTGTGGGTGACTGGttacccaccagtgtgtgtggctATCTGCATGCCCTGTGCGCATACATACGGATGATCTATGTGGCCCTTTACTTGGTCTTCCTCAGCGGTGTGGATTATGATGTCATCTTCTGTGATCAG GTGTCGGTGTGCATACCTGCTCTGCGACTGTCTCGTCGTCGGAAGAAAGTTCTGTTCTACTGTCACTTCCCTGACCAGCTGCTGACCCAGAGGAAGTCAGCCCTGAAGAAGCTTTACAGAGCTCCCATTGACTGGCTGGAGGAGCGCACCACTGGCATGGCTGACATG ATTCTGGTGAACAGCCAGTTTACTGCAGGCGTCTTCAGGGAGACCTTTGGAAGTCTGAGCAGAGTCCGGACGGACGTCCTCTACCCCTCTCTCAACACCGCCGCCTTCGACCGGTCCTCCGCCGAAGCTCACGGCCTGCAGGGCCTGCTTCCTGAGAAAACGTCCCACGTGTTTCTGTCTCTGAACCGATACGAGAGAAAGAAGAATTTGGGCCTGGCTCTGAAGGCTCTGGCGGTTCTGAGGTGCAGCCTTCCATCAGCTAAGAGAGCTGCTGTTCACCTGGTGGTAGCGGGAGGCTACGATGAGCGCGTTACTGAGAACGTTCAGCACTACATCGAGCTGAAAGAATTAGCCGAGCAGCTCCACTTGGAGGACTGTGTTACGTTTCTGCGCTCCCCCTCTGACTCCCTGAAGGTGGCGCTGTTGCGGGTCAGCACCGCCGTGCTTTACACCCCTAGCAGAGAACACTTTGGGATAGTTCCTGTTGAGGCCATGTACTGCAGCTGTCCTGTTATTGCTGTGAACTCCGGGGGTCCCCTGGAGAGCGTAGTGGATGGAGAGACGGGCTTCCTGTGCGAGCCCACTGCCGACAGCTTCTCCAAGGCCATGGAGAGGCTCATCGGGGAGCCGCAGCTCTGCAGGGACATGGGCCAAGCTGGGAGGAGGAGGGTGCAGGAGAAGTTCTCTCTGCAGGCCTTCTCAGACCAGCTGTATGAGTACATCATCAGGCTGAGTCAGTGA